The Drosophila sulfurigaster albostrigata strain 15112-1811.04 chromosome 3, ASM2355843v2, whole genome shotgun sequence genomic sequence gtttgttaaacattttcaaattaaatataaaataataaagtttgtCGAATACAAACATGACCCATCAAATTTAGTTCCTCTACAATTTGTAAAGACAAAAACGGTTTGAATCTGATAcgatatatacatacatacatatgtatgtaattataGAAGATCCTTTGCATGTCGATTTAGTAAGTCGATAAATCGGAGATTAAACATATCGATACCATATCAGCTGTTCACCCTTGTCATGGAgccaatatttaatattaatgtattgTTCGTAGAACGCGCAGATCTgtcttgtttttttctgttctgtaTAATCGAAGTGTATTCaactcataaaaaaaaaacaacaaaatggatgctaagaaattattaaacattctATTCGATGAAAATATGGAGGAAACATATCCAGATAATTATTCTGTTAGTGAATTTACACTTAAATTTTCTCTtctttacatacatacatacataaatgtgCTGAATCAATGActtgcatacatacatatgtatatatgtacatacatattttccaGAACTATTCAGGGGAATCAAATTGCGAACTTGTCTGCTCGAGGGCGGTGAAGGAATTGCTCGAGCATTCTGTAGAAGTCGAAGTTTTCACCaagatttttcaaattaagGACGAACAATTAAAGAATGCGAATGATAAGATAACAGAGCTtcagaaaaaaatatgtttttacgAGGAACGGATAAACATTTGCAACCAGAAAATTAAAGAGAAGGACGAATTATTAACCTCCTTGTCGGCAGGTTCAACgtctattaaaaatacaatcgATAATTTAATGGATTTGCTAAAGAAAAATCAGCAAAACAATTATGAAACTGATGAACATAAGGTTCCAattgattatttaaatgatgaGGACATTTCCGAAATCGAAAACATATCTCAAAAAGAGACTAGTACAGAACTCAATAAACTGTCTACTAATAAGATCAATAAACCAACTAAATCCACCATCAACAAATTAGAggaaacaattaaaaatttatctGACAAAGTCATTGAGAAAGACGAAAAAT encodes the following:
- the LOC133840585 gene encoding angiopoietin-related protein 2-like isoform X1; amino-acid sequence: MDAKKLLNILFDENMEETYPDNYSNYSGESNCELVCSRAVKELLEHSVEVEVFTKIFQIKDEQLKNANDKITELQKKICFYEERINICNQKIKEKDELLTSLSAGSTSIKNTIDNLMDLLKKNQQNNYETDEHKVPIDYLNDEDISEIENISQKETSTELNKLSTNKINKPTKSTINKLEETIKNLSDKVIEKDEKLSDLIKKLDDFENGLRICIPYGTANALMFIPHTPPFKVNVEKYNKLGYIIIQNRTNETYSFKRSLQEYCEGFGKSRDDFWIGLETIHKITNYQPHVLRIQIWDYSEEQYFAEYDNFVVGGKDENYKLKSLGDYKGNAGDMMRFNENKEFQVCPKLGGGGGAKRLKLQIAI